Proteins from one Periplaneta americana isolate PAMFEO1 chromosome 6, P.americana_PAMFEO1_priV1, whole genome shotgun sequence genomic window:
- the ema gene encoding protein CLEC16A homolog isoform X2 — protein MFRSRSWFGSGLWKPKNPHSLEHLKYLYNVLSKNQVVSENNRGLLVETLRSIAEILIWGDQNDSSVFDFFLEKNMLSFFLKIMKQKCGSYVCVQLLQTLNILFENIRNETSLYYLLSNNHVNSIIVHKFDFSDEEVMAYYISFLKTLSLKLNAHTIHFFYNEHTNDFPLYTEAIKFFNHPESMVRIAVRTLTLNVYKVEDKSMLKFIRDKTAAPYFSNLVWFIGNHILELDTCVRNDADHQSQNRLSDLVAEHLDHLHYLNDILSLDIGDLNQVLTDHLLNKLLIPLYVYSLTKRRRHSQLEDTKPHVSSVVSLFLLSQVFLIITHVPLVHVLASIILTGDMDIFSQGACEKLASHSVTQGAAIKPGFVAPTETLEKSLESNTNTPSCSVDSTDADTVQPSTSSQPSDEAACVAQGDSEAADVESGAVSDSVESKEANLNITDEEKEQRLALESWVAPPLPLASASGSNTSQQSLANKPFLEMIVNTLQCSENDYAALFALCLLYALGHNPGVNRDLLDGILFLSEKASTKHWYNTLLAEKLIRIISTSCQPNCRVRLVTLELSIRLLTQLVMKNGQSYLHDAHLAAIEGAKEESTCLLRNFYKSEEIFLDMFEDEYSEMQKRPLNVEWLMMDSNILLPPTGTPMTGIEFNKRLPCGEVERARRAIRVFFLIRELSLMLAMESETQLPLTNPQSCVQVNNVLDLNNSDLIACTVANKEGSKIRRFLVMDVIQLILVEPDTRRLGWGVAKFVGFLQDIEVTGDKDDSRCLHITIHRPLSSGSSANRVPLLSARFIFDDHIRCMAAKQRLTKGRIKARQKKMHMIARLLDLPSNVQPCPSPPAYTVLTRHSDGTSSRPASSRLAREPGHHRPLFTANNKVPGFATVAMRRESMPPLGRLASPSKRRSDSQERLARSGHVVRSREGSPRLPRPRSEEIPLEDMGTKMTELKF, from the exons ATGTTTCGGAGCAGAAGCTGGTTTGGGAGTGGTCTGTGGAAACCCAAAAATCCACATTCTTTAGAACATTTAAA GTACCTGTATAATgtgttatcaaagaatcaagttgtTTCGGAGAACAACCGAGGTCTCTTGGTTGAAACTTTGAGATCAATTGCAGAAATACTCATTTGGGGTGATCAGAATGACAGTAGTGTTTTCGA CTTCTTCTTGGAAAAGAACATGCTTTCTTTCTtcttgaaaataatgaaacagAAATGTGGCAgctatgtatgtgttcagttaCTCCAGACATTAAATattctgtttgaaaatattcgaaatgaaacttcTTTAT acTATCTTCTGAGCAACAATCACGTCAATTCAATAATTGTACACAAGTTTGATTTCTCAGATGAAGAGGTGATGGCATATTATATCTCCTTTCTTAAGACCCTATCTTTGAAACTGAATGCCCACACAATTCACTTTTTCTATAACGAG CATACAAACGACTTTCCACTGTATACTGAAGCAATCAAATTCTTCAATCATCCAGAAAGTATGGTGCGTATTGCTGTGAGAACATTGACTCTCAATGTGTACAAAGTTGAGGACAAATCTATGCTCAAGTTTATTCGTGACAAGACAGCTGCTCCATACTTCTCCAATTTGGTGTGGTTTATTGGAAATCACATATTAGAGTTGGACACTTGTGTTCGTAATGATGCCGA TCACCAGAGTCAGAATCGCCTCTCAGACTTGGTTGCAGAACATCTTGATCATCTGCACTATTTAAATGACATCCTTAGTCTGGATATTGGAGATCTGAACCAAGTTCTGACTGACCATCTCCTGAACAAATTACTCATACCACTTTATGTGTATTCACTCACCAAACGCAGACGCCACTCACAACTGGag GATACGAAACCTCACGTGAGCAGCGTGGTATCATTGTTCTTACTATCACAAGTGTTCCTCATAATTACACATGTACCTCTGGTTCATGTATTGGCATCTATTATACTTACTGGTGACATGGATATTTTTTCTCAAGGAGCTTGTGAGAAACTTGCATCACACAGTGTGACTcag GGTGCAGCTATCAAACCAGGTTTTGTGGCTCCAACAGAAACTTTAGAAAAGTCACTGGAAAGTAACACTAATACCCCTAGTTGCTCAGTAGATTCAACAGACGCAGATACAGTACAGCCCTCTACTTCGTCTCAGCCTAGTGATGAGGCTGCGTGTGTTGCTCAAG GGGATTCAGAGGCAGCTGATGTTGAAAGTGGAGCTGTAAGTGATTCAGTGGAATCTAAAGAAGCCAATCTTAATATcacagatgaagagaaagaacaGAGACTTGCTCTTG AGAGTTGGGTTGCACCGCCTTTACCTTTGGCTAGTGCATCAGGCAGCAACACTTCACAGCAATCACTGGCCAATAAACCATTTCTAGAGATGATAGTCAATACATTGCAATGCTCTGAAAATGACTATGCAGCTTTGTTTGCTCTGTGTTTACTCTATGCTCTTGGACATAATCCAG GTGTGAACAGAGATCTACTAGATGGGATTTTATTCTTGTCAGAGAAAGCCAGTACAAAGCACTGGTATAATACTTTATTAGCAGAGAAGCTTATTAGGATAATATCAACTAGCTGTCAGCCAA ATTGCCGTGTTCGATTAGTGACTCTAGAATTGAGTATCCGATTGTTGACGCAACTTGTCATGAAAAATGGACAGAGTTATCTTCATGATGCCCATTTGGCTGCTATCGAAGGTGCTAAAGAAGAGAGTACTTGTCTTCTTCGCAATTTTTATAAG AGTGAAGAAATCTTTCTGGACATGTTCGAAGATGAGTATAGTGAGATGCAAAAGCGCCCACTCAACGTTGAGTGGTTGATGATGGATTCCAATATCTTGCTTCCTCCTACAGGAACTCCTATGACAGGCATTGAATTCAACAAGCGACTACCATGTGGAGAG GTAGAGAGAGCAAGGCGTGCCATTCGTGTGTTCTTCCTAATTCGGGAACTGTCCTTGATGCTGGCAATGGAATCTGAGACGCAGTTACCATTGACTAACCCCCAGTCCTGCGTTCAGGTCAACAATGTGTTGGATCTAA ATAACAGCGACTTAATTGCTTGTACAGTAGCTAACAAAGAAGGCTCAAAGATTCGTCGTTTCCTTGTGATGGATGTAATACAGTTGATTCTGGTTGAACCTGACACTCGACGCCTTGGTTGGGGTGTTGCTAAATTTGTTGGCTTTTTGCAG GATATTGAGGTTACTGGAGACAAGGATGACTCTCGTTGTCTTCATATCACAATTCACCGTCCATTGTCATCTGGCTCTTCTGCCAATCGTGTACCCTTGCTTTCAGCACGTTTCATTTTTGATGACCACATACGATGTATGGCAGCAAAGCAGAG ATTAACAAAGGGTCGTATTAAGGCACGGCAGAAAAAAATGCATATGATTGCAAGACTGTTAGACCTGCCAAGTAATGTTCAGCCTTGTCCATCACCCCCAGCTTACACTGTGCTGACAAGACATTCTGATGGCACAAGTTCTA